The Coriobacteriia bacterium nucleotide sequence CGCGTACACCCGCGCGACCGCGCCGGAGGGCAACCCGGCCGCCCTGGCGAAGATGGCAGAGGTCTTCGAGGCGGCGGACGCCGAATGGCGCGGCATCGGTGTCATCCCCGGTACCGGACTGGCCATCCGGGAGAGGTACGGGCGATTCGACGCCGCCGAGCGCGTCTCGGTGTCGCCGCCGCCGCCCCGGGAGATCCCCGGCTGCCAGTGCGGCGAGGTGCTCAAGGGCATCACGCTCCCCTTCGAGTGCCGGCTGTTCGCCAAGGGCTGCACGCCGGAGCACCCGGTCGGTCCGTGCATGGTCTCCTCGGAGGGATCCTGCGCGGCGTACTACCGCTACACCGACTACGGCAAGACCGCCTAGGAACCCGCCCGCGGTTCGAGAACGACGGGGAGGCACGCATGCGCGCGGACAGCATCCTGCTCGCCCACGGCAGCGGCGGCACGATGATGCGCGAGCTGATCGAGGAGGTCTTCCTGGTGGGACTGGCCGACGACGAGCTGGCGCGCCTGGACGACGCCGCCGTGCTCGAGCTGCCCGGCGGCGCGCTGGCCTTCTCGACGGATACGTACGTGGTCGACCCGCTCTTCTTCCCCGGCGGCGACATCGGCCGCCTGGCGGTGTGTGGCACCGTCAACGACGTCTGCACCTCCGGCGCCACCCCGCTGTACCTCTCCGTGGGCTTCGTGCTCGAGGAGGGCTTCGCGATCCCGGACCTGAAGCGCGTGGTCGTGTCGATGCGAGACGCCGCCATCGAAGCGGGCGTGCGCATAGTGACGGGCGACACCAAGGTCGTGGAGCGGGGCCACGGGGACGGGCTCTACGTCAACACCGCCGGCGTGGGCGTGCTTCCCGAAGGCGTGCGCCTCTCGGGCTCGCTGTGCCGCCCCGGCGACGAGGTCCTGCTCTCAGGCACGCTCGGGGACCACGGCATCGCCGTCATCTCGACCCGCGAGGGTCTCTCGTTCTCGACCGACGTCCGCAGCGACGCCGCTCCGCTGAACGGCCTCGTCGCCGCCG carries:
- the hypE gene encoding hydrogenase expression/formation protein HypE, translated to MRADSILLAHGSGGTMMRELIEEVFLVGLADDELARLDDAAVLELPGGALAFSTDTYVVDPLFFPGGDIGRLAVCGTVNDVCTSGATPLYLSVGFVLEEGFAIPDLKRVVVSMRDAAIEAGVRIVTGDTKVVERGHGDGLYVNTAGVGVLPEGVRLSGSLCRPGDEVLLSGTLGDHGIAVISTREGLSFSTDVRSDAAPLNGLVAAVRAAAPGVRCFRDPTRGGLASTLNELASASGVSITVRDEDVPVREQVLGACEMLGYDVYQVANEGKMVAVVPADQAAGALAAMRSAPYGEDAAVIGEVGESPAGKVYVQTGFGAKRIMDMLVGEQLPRIC